The proteins below come from a single Deinococcota bacterium genomic window:
- a CDS encoding redox-sensing transcriptional repressor Rex: MSSIPSATISRLVTYLRILSGLEAQGVSRTSSELLADEAQVSAFQVRKDLAYFGRFGTRGAGYNVLTLRRELRRILGLNRQWNVAIVGVGRLGQAIAHYPNFDAYDFELKAFFDTDPEKIGGSVAGLEVLSPEHLPRVVREKGIDIGFVTVPLEAAQGAADALVAAGVRGILNFAPTVIDVPKDVHVEPVDFLAGLKRLSFYILNPQLKEELA; the protein is encoded by the coding sequence ATGTCTTCGATTCCCAGCGCCACCATCAGCAGGCTCGTCACCTACCTGCGCATCTTGAGCGGGCTCGAGGCGCAGGGAGTGAGCCGCACCTCGTCCGAACTGCTCGCCGACGAGGCTCAGGTCTCGGCCTTCCAGGTCCGCAAGGACCTGGCCTATTTCGGCCGCTTCGGCACCCGGGGCGCGGGCTACAACGTCCTCACCTTGCGCCGCGAGCTGCGCCGCATCCTGGGCCTCAACCGCCAGTGGAACGTGGCCATCGTCGGCGTGGGCCGTTTGGGCCAGGCGATCGCCCACTACCCCAACTTCGACGCCTACGACTTCGAGCTCAAGGCCTTTTTCGACACCGACCCCGAAAAGATCGGCGGGTCCGTCGCCGGCCTCGAGGTGCTCTCGCCCGAGCACCTGCCCAGGGTAGTCCGCGAAAAGGGCATCGACATCGGCTTCGTGACGGTGCCGCTGGAGGCCGCGCAGGGCGCCGCCGACGCGCTGGTGGCGGCGGGGGTGAGGGGCATCCTCAACTTCGCGCCCACCGTCATCGACGTACCCAAGGACGTTCACGTCGAGCCGGTGGATTTTTTGGCAGGGCTCAAGCGACTGTCGTTTTATATCCTTAATCCTCAACTCAAGGAGGAGTTGGCGTGA
- a CDS encoding SPOR domain-containing protein has protein sequence GEEAPGEEVPGEDQAGTPSADVVIPVPPSAGADPAPEGPVATPLDPEAVATDNDTATDGETALADPPQQPATTVPTPAPPSAALTTTTPTGAEQTGAPLTDEETAVVDVGAPWRILVGTFRVSDNAERLAAEMRAEDHPVFIATQEDLNMVLVGPFDDEAQTRDLAQQFRDAGREAEVYRVSGGAETASTVASTAAAPVTEPVSTLEATDTIAQPETTQLETTEPEATQLEATTPTTDAQAPAAGGSRYMQVGAYRTTESAAPQRELLESMGYEVTPLTTDGGLIRLLIGPFSPEEAESVRSRLDAQGVEHTPGPATLN, from the coding sequence CGGGCGAAGAGGCACCGGGCGAAGAGGTACCGGGCGAAGACCAGGCCGGGACGCCCAGCGCCGACGTGGTGATCCCGGTGCCGCCGAGCGCAGGCGCCGACCCCGCGCCGGAAGGACCCGTGGCGACGCCGCTTGACCCCGAGGCTGTCGCGACCGACAACGATACTGCGACCGACGGTGAGACGGCCCTGGCCGACCCGCCCCAGCAGCCCGCGACGACCGTGCCCACCCCGGCACCCCCCTCGGCCGCGCTCACCACCACGACGCCCACCGGAGCCGAACAGACGGGCGCGCCGCTGACCGATGAGGAGACGGCCGTGGTGGACGTGGGCGCGCCCTGGCGCATCCTGGTCGGGACCTTTAGGGTCAGCGACAACGCCGAGCGGCTCGCGGCCGAAATGCGGGCGGAGGACCACCCCGTCTTCATCGCCACGCAGGAGGATCTCAACATGGTGCTGGTCGGACCCTTCGACGATGAGGCGCAGACCCGCGACCTAGCCCAGCAGTTCAGGGACGCCGGGCGCGAGGCTGAAGTCTACCGGGTGAGCGGTGGGGCTGAAACGGCCTCGACGGTCGCGTCCACGGCGGCTGCGCCCGTGACGGAGCCGGTCTCGACCCTGGAGGCGACGGATACGATCGCGCAACCCGAGACCACCCAGCTCGAGACCACCGAACCCGAGGCCACTCAACTCGAGGCCACCACCCCTACAACGGACGCGCAGGCGCCTGCCGCGGGGGGCAGCCGCTACATGCAGGTCGGGGCCTACCGCACCACCGAGAGCGCCGCGCCGCAACGCGAGCTCCTCGAGTCCATGGGCTATGAGGTGACGCCGCTCACGACCGACGGCGGGCTCATCCGTCTGCTGATCGGCCCCTTCAGCCCCGAGGAGGCCGAGAGCGTGCGCTCTCGCCTCGATGCTCAGGGCGTCGAGCACACGCCCGGACCCGCGACGCTCAACTGA